From the genome of Uranotaenia lowii strain MFRU-FL chromosome 1, ASM2978415v1, whole genome shotgun sequence, one region includes:
- the LOC129747907 gene encoding uncharacterized protein LOC129747907 — translation MGTAWPQKYYSSRGHASAKLTPNKIFSHLATTAGYPSYHRAPLIISNRNESATTKAKQFTAFGGKSGITRSSSNSRDSPKNNHNGRSKGAAQLDAEPFQPNVPKCYLADGSGPVAASEFEDDDDDSYEDSCQSWRRFFLEAIFSAQLGDDYGEGHFREKLLPLRALLTLEIDDANDSSLLRPWQIGDDRDGRASIKAAQSATANTKTNTRTTMNASNQQVILNRFVRLTITLLITRTLMLRPLVQQLLATVMMVPGLVVDDCPQLMATSSRGGQRSAAVNKQQQNTTQKQKAAIPIRRLWNENLAGRSRSRKAKTKTAPSIGRRCYRRRRQLDLVRSGWSVCWSSLQASSSLAVVNYSPAASPHVPSRRQCSSPTLLKPLEDYNNSIATVATVMEAVSNRTEADTATVAVAVTVVTLELATAAAVVESLAKMILAAASIQVAAAAVEMKTAAVTTMSIADVEGEGNRDRTAKARVITVGQSQPAQMLVSAAREEECSGWCGCSCQRYSLLTCSRFSMERPPLPVVLA, via the coding sequence ggCACAGCATGGCCTCAGAAGTATTATTCATCGAGAGGACATGCCAGCGCCAAACTAACACCGAACAAGATTTTCTCGCATCTGGCAACTACTGCAGGCTACCCGAGCTATCATCGAGCGCCATTGATCATCAGCAATCGGAACGAGTCAGCGACGACGAAAGCCAAACAATTCACTGCCTTCGGAGGAAAGTCCGGAATCAccagaagcagcagcaacagcagggACAGTCCAAAGAACAATCACAATGGGCGCAGCAAGGGAGCAGCCCAGCTCGATGCCGAACCGTTTCAACCAAATGTGCCAAAGTGTTACCTTGCCGATGGATCTGGTCCGGTAGCGGCTTCCGAATtcgaggacgacgacgacgactccTACGAAGACAGCTGTCAATCGTGGCGTCGGTTCTTTCTAGAGGCAATCTTTTCGGCGCAACTCGGCGACGACTATGGCGAAGGTCACTTCCGGGAGAAACTTCTTCCACTGAGAGCACTGCTTACGTTAGAGATCGACGACGCCAACGATTCCTCGCTTCTGCGTCCCTGGCAGATCGGCGACGACAGAGACGGCCGGGCAAGCATAAAAGCGGCACAATCCGCTACTGCAAACACGAAGACAAACACAAGAACAACCATGAATGCTTCCAATCAACAAGTAATACTAAACCGATTTGTACGTTTAACGATAACACTTTTGATAACACGAACCCTAATGTTAAGGCCACTTGTGCAACAACTACTCGCCACTGTGATGATGGTCCCTGGTCTGGTGGTCGACGACTGTCCTCAATTGATGGCCACTTCCAGCCGAGGTGGACAACGAAGCGCCGCcgtcaacaaacaacaacaaaacacaaCACAGAAACAAAAAGCTGCCATACCAATCAGAAGACTATGGAACGAAAACCTAGCGGGAAGGAGTCGAAGCAGGAAAGCCAAGACGAAAACCGCCCCCAGTATCGGAAGAAGGTGctatcgacgacgacgacagctGGATCTGGTCCGATCCGGTTGGTCCGTTTGCTGGTCCTCGCTGCAGGCCAGTTCATCTTTGGCGGTAGTGAACTATTCGCCAGCAGCGTCGCCACATGTGCCAAGTCGTCGACAATGCTCCTCGCCAACTTTGTTGAAACCTTTGGAAGACTACAACAACAGCATAGCAACAGTAGCAACAGTAATGGAAGCCGTCAGCAACAGAACGGAAGCAGACACAGCAACAGTAGCAGTAGCAGTAACAGTAGTAACATTAGAACTAGCGACAGCTGCAGCCGTAGTGGAATCACTAGCAAAGATGATTCTTGCCGCAGCATCGATTCAGGTGGCAGCTGCTGCAGTAGAGATGAAAACAGCAGCAGTAACAACAATGTCGATAGCAGACGTCGAAGGCGAAGGAAATCGCGACAGAACAGCGAAGGCGAGGGTGATAACTGTTGGTCAATCGCAACCGGCTCAAATGTTGGTTTCGGCAGCGCGGGAGGAGGAGTGCAGCGGATGGTGCGGCTGTTCCTGCCAGCGCTACTCATTGTTAACATGTTCACGTTTCTCCATGGAG